One Glycine max cultivar Williams 82 chromosome 6, Glycine_max_v4.0, whole genome shotgun sequence DNA segment encodes these proteins:
- the LOC113001868 gene encoding uncharacterized mitochondrial protein AtMg00820-like yields MVQDDMSNEVYHNDDDPKSYEQAMRSSDCNKWQKAMESEIESMKINKVWTLDEALKDIKPIGCKWVYKKKIGADGKVETYKTRLVAKGYRQQEGIDYDETFSPMAMLKSIRILLAIATYYDYEI; encoded by the coding sequence atggTGCAAGATGACATGTCAAATGAGGTTTATCATAATGATGATGACCCTAAGAGCTATGAACAGGCCATGAGAAGCTCGGATTGCAACAAATGGCAAAAAGCCATGGAATCTGAAATAGAATCAATGAAGATCAACAAAGTATGGACTTTAGATGAAGCTTTAAAGGATATAAAaccaattggttgtaaatgggttTACAAGAAAAAGATTGGAGCAGATGGAAAGGTCGAGACCTATAAAACTCGCCTTGTTGCTAAAGGATATCGTCAACAggaaggaatagattatgaCGAAACATTTTCTCCGATGGCAATGCTCAAATCAATTCGGATTCTACTTGCCATAGCAACATACTATGATTATGAGATATGa